In Taeniopygia guttata chromosome 7, bTaeGut7.mat, whole genome shotgun sequence, a single window of DNA contains:
- the SF3B1 gene encoding splicing factor 3B subunit 1 isoform X3: MAKIAKTHEDIEAQIREIQGKKPALDEAQGVGLDSTGYYDQEIYGGSDSRFAGYVTSIAATELEDDDDDYPSTSLLGQKKPGYHAPVALLNDIPQSTEQYDPFAEHRPQKIADREDEYKKHRRMMIISPERLDPFADGFYSAA, from the exons ATGGCGAAGATCGCCAAGACCCACGAAG ATATCGAAGCACAAATTCGAGAAATTCAAGGAAAAAAGCCTGCTCTTGATGAAGCACAAGGAGTAGGCCTTGATTCCACAGGATATTATGATCAAGAAATTTATGGTGGTAGTGACAGCAGATTTGCTGGATATGTCACTTCTATTGCAGCTACTGAATTGGAAGAT GATGATGATGACTATCCTTCCACAAGTCTGCTTGGCCAGAAGAAGCCAGGATACCATGCTCCAGTGGCATTGCTTAATGACATACCACAATCTACTGAACAG TATGATCCTTTTGCAGAGCACCGTCCTCAAAAGATTGCAGATCGGGAAGATGAGTACAAAAAGCACAGGCGGATGATGATAATTTCCCCTGAGCGTCTTGATCCTTTTGCAGATG GCTTCTATTCTGCTGCTTGA